In a genomic window of Rhinoderma darwinii isolate aRhiDar2 chromosome 10, aRhiDar2.hap1, whole genome shotgun sequence:
- the PRMT1 gene encoding LOW QUALITY PROTEIN: protein arginine N-methyltransferase 1 (The sequence of the model RefSeq protein was modified relative to this genomic sequence to represent the inferred CDS: deleted 1 base in 1 codon), protein MSQFSFRKPYIHPLASNVCREGGEGDGVESMAEASTCNMENFVAKLANGMNLSTAVEDVSCTQPESTVKPTAEEMTSKDYYFDSYAHFGIHEEMLKDEVRTLTYRNSMFHNRHLFKDKVVLDVGSGTGILCMFAAKAGAKKVIGIECSSISDYAIKIVKANKLDHIVTIIKGKVEEVELPVEKVDIIISEWMGYCLFYESMLNTVIYARDKWLTPDGLIFPDRATLYVTAIEDRQYKDYKIHWWENVYGFDMSCIKDVAIKEPLVDVVDPKQLVSNSCLIKEVDIYTVKVDDLSFTSPFCLQVKRNDYIHALVAYFNIEFTRCHKRTGFSTSPESPYTHWKQTVFYMEDYLTVKTGEEIFGTIGMKPNAKNNRDLDFTIDIDFKGQLCELSCSTDYRMR, encoded by the exons ATGTCGCAGTTCTCTTTCAGGAAGCCGTATATCCATCCTTTA GCTTCAAACGTGTGTCGTGAAGGAGGCGAGGGAGACGGCGTGGAAAGCATGGCGGAGGCGAGCACCTGCAACATGGAG AACTTTGTAGCCAAGTTGGCCAATGGAATGAACTTGTCGACTGCAGTAGAAGAT GTTTCCTGTACACAACCAGAGAGCACCGTGAAGCCAACAGCAGAAGAAATGACATCTAAAGATTACTACTTTGATTCATATGCACACTTTGGTATCCATGAG GAGATGTTAAAGGATGAAGTTCGGACGCTAACCTATCGCAATTCAATGTTTCACAACAGACACTTGTTTAAGGATAAGGTTGTCTTGGATGTTGGGAGTGGGACAGGGATCCTCTGCATGTTTGCAGCGAAGGCCGGAGCAAAGAAAGTTATTGGG ATTGAGTgctcaagtatctctgactatgcCATCAAGATTGTAAAGGCAAATAAACTGGATCACA TTGTAACGATCATCAAGGGGAAAGTGGAAGAAGTTGAACTGCCTGTGGAGAAGGTCGACATAATAATCAGTGAATGGATGGGATATTGTCTGTTCTATGAATCCATGCTGAACACTGTAATCTATGCCCGGGACAAATGGCTG ACACCTGATGGTCTTATATTCCCTGATCGTGCAACTCTTTATGTGACCGCTATTGAAGACAGACAGTACAAAGACTACAAAATTCACT GGTGGGAGAATGTTTATGGATTTGATATGTCCTGCATTAAAGATGTAGCCATTAAGGAACCCCTTGTTGATGTCGTTGACCCCAAACAGTTGGTTTCAAACTCGTGTCTCATCAAG GAAGTGGATATCTACACGGTTAAGGTGGATGACCTAAGCTTTACCTCTCCCTTCTGCCTCCAAGTGAAGAGAAATGATTACATCCATGCCCTGGTTGCTTATTTCAATATTGAGTTCACACGATGTCATAAGAGGACGGGCTTCTCTACTA GCCCCGAGTCTCCTTACACCCACTGGAAGCAGACTGTGTTCTACATGGAAGACTACTTGACTGTTAAAACTGGGGAGGAGATATTTGGAACAATAGGCATGAAGCCAAATGCCAAGAATAAT CGTGACTTGGATTTTACCATTGACATCGACTTCAAAGGTCAACTCTGCGAGTTGTCATGTTCTACAGACTACAGAATGCGCTGA
- the LOC142662178 gene encoding DNA-directed RNA polymerases I, II, and III subunit RPABC5-like, giving the protein MIIPVRCFTCGKVVGNKWEAYLGLLQAEYTEGDALDALGLKRYCCRRMLLSHVDLIEKLLNYAPLEK; this is encoded by the exons ATGATTATACCGGTCAGATGCTTTACTTGCGGGAAGGTGGTGGGAAACAAATGGGAGGCGTACCTGGGTCTTCTACAAGCTGAATATACAGAAGG ggatgcCTTGGACGCTCTAGGACTGAAGCGTTACTGTTGTCGCCGGATGCTGCTCTCACACGTGGACCTTATTGAGAAGCTATTGAACTACGCACCACTAGAGAAGTAG